The following is a genomic window from Fulvia fulva chromosome 9, complete sequence.
CCTGCATCTGTCGCGCGACCAGTGAAGGTTCCTATTCCGAAGAGAAGGAATATTTGCATAGACCCTATCCAGGAGATTGTGCTAGGTGCTATGCCGAGAGTCGTTTCGTAGTACGTTTGATACACGCCGAAAGACGTCGTGAAGCCGAAAGTCGTAAAGATGGTTAGATGAGCGCAGAAGACTTGAGTCCATGCTGTTATGCCTCCCTCGGGTGGAGGTCCTGGGTCCTGCCATGATGATGCGGCGGATCGCCGACTTATGGTCCTCGACAATGTGGTCGTGAGAGTGTTCGTAGGCTTTTCGGCCTTGGCAGTGGTGTGGTCTTCTTCTGCTTCTTCTATTGTGTGCTCGATGTCATCGTCTCGTGTGTTCGGCCATGCATTCATATTCGCCCCATCGTGATGAAGGTGCTTCTCGGCATCATGTTTGCTCTCATGAGACTCAGATGTATTCATTCTCGCTGCCAAGCGCTAGAATGCTGTCAATAGAAGTACAGCCGATGTTGCAGAGACGGCGCTTCAGACAGACAGCATGTAAAGTGAAAGGAAGGAAACATGACCAACCAGGTACTTTGTCACCTACCATGTCTGCGAGACCGCTGTCCATCTTGACCGCTTGTAGCGCAGGTTGCTGCATACCAAACTGTTCATCCTCGGCGAATGAAAACTCCTCCTTCGGGTGGGGTGGACTCCTCATCCACTTTAGCCATCCTGGCTAGAGCTGCGCGGCCGTGGTGGATTACGCAACAGCCTGGCCTTGCTGTGGCCACGGCGTGGATGGCTTTAGTGGCTGTATGACTAATCACTCAATGAACGATTGCCTGTTGATGGGAGCCCACGAGCCCTGCAATTTGGATGCCTAAGGCCACAATGATTGTGTGTCTTATTTCTGCAGAATACGCTCAAATTTGCGGACTACGTGTACTAAGTCCATCTTGCCCGTGATCAACGCGTCTCGACACGATATCGCTACTACGTCGACGTCGCCGGCTTACTTTGCAGATGTCGAGATATGACCATAACAGACAGAGCCTATATCCGCAAAGCCATAACAGTGGCCACGCCGATATGGCTGTAGTGGATACGTGGCCAGCAGCCCTAGTCCTGGCATCGACCATCATCGGCAAACAGCATACAACGCTTTGTCGACATTCCATTCGCGCGGTATACTTTACGCAAATACCAAGTCATCCCGCGTGGCATGTTGACTTTGCACCACTACAACCCTTCGTTCTGGGCAGACATTGTCTGTATGCCTCTCTTCTTCATCAACTCTCGCGACCTTGCTCTTTCATGCCATCTCTTTGATCGGACTGGACGACAGCCTATCGAATAGGTCATGTATGCCAACGGAGATGCTCGTTCAACTGTGCCCGGCATCGAGATGGTATTGTCCATAGTGAGTTCAAGGAGGTTGTGCGATGACACGAATGCCCGGGATCATCTCGACGCACACAGCGAAGTCGAGGCGACACACAGTATCGTGAGGCACAAGAGGTAACGTCGTGTATGAGAAGTAGTTCTAGTCCTTACAACGCGACTCAGGATACTCTTCCTCGACAAGGGCGCCTGCCTTCCGGACAACGGTCCGCTGGCCACGTGTGCTGGACTTCATGCTGCAGGAGAGTGTTTCTCGCGATGCAGGACATCCTCCCAGTCGGGTCCACAGATGAGCAGATCTCACCTGTGCGCGTCTATACAGCAATCTAGACGCCGTCGCTAGCAGCATTGCTGGGCCCAGCCTCGTCGCGTGCTCGCCACATCTAACCGATACCATGGCCAACCCGAGGGCAAAGCTTGTGCGCTCTTGAGTCTTCCTTATGTCTTGGCCACAGGTTCAACACCTATCTCATTCACGGAATAATCGAGGTTGGGGGTCGCTTCCACCCATCAGCTCTCAGCAACTCTCAGCATGTCACGTTCTCGGTCAGCCATCTCGACCCGGAAGCCTCACTCCGTCTTGGCCATCATGCATGGAGGGGTGTTGATCTGGGGTGCGAGCTGGGGTAGCACTGGGGTTCGATGCAACGACTGCAGCACAACTGGCCACCGCCACCGGATGGAGCGCTTGGCGGTCTAAGGCCAGATGACACTGTCCCGTCGTGGCCCAGCGGCTGCTTGTGCTATAGTGTTCGGCAAGGAACGTACAACGGTCTACTTTCACCCGGAGGCGCTACTGCCAAGTATCCATGTTATTATCCGGCCAATGAGTTGCATTGTGCCTTTGCGATCCTCTGTGTCTTCAAAAGACACGGCGTCCGCCTGACTGTCTTCTTTATCGTTGTATTCGACGCCTGGTCTTTTCACGACTActggctggctgctgatccaTCGACCCAGCGACGACAGATACTTCGACAGCCAACATGGGTATTATTGAGAAGATCATCCGCAACGATGCGGTCAAGCAGGACCCGAAAGAGATCTACAACTTCAGGGTGTTCCTACTATGCGCCAGCGTGAGTGTCCCTCCATAAGCAAGCATATGACAGCTTGGCTGACGGACTCAGGCTTGCTTCGGAGGCATGTTGTTCGGTATGGACACTGGCATCATCGGTGGTGTCTTGAAGCTTGACCCTTTCAGAGCGTGAGTGCTGTCATGCTGGCCGAGAGTGTCACAAAGCTGACAATACCCAGCAAGTATGGTCTTCCCAAAGCCAAGGAGAACCCGACGCTCTCAGCGAACCTCGAAGCCAACATCGTGTCCACGCTTCAGGCTGGTTGCTTCTTGGGTGCCCTGGTCGCCTCCTACCTCGCTGATAAGCTCGGGCGTCGAGTCGGTTTGATGATCGCTGCTTGCTTTGCGACAGTTGGTGCAGCCATGCAGGCTGGTGCCACGGGACATTTCGCAGTAATGTACATCGGCAGGTAGGGTTGACATGGGCGGTATTGAGGATTATGGCTATCGCTAACACTACGTTCAAGATTCGTCGCTGGTGTCGGTGTCGGATGCGCTTCTATGATCACACCTCTCTACACGTCCGAGAACGCGCCTCGTGCCATCCGAGGTGCTCTCACTGGAATGTATCAGTTCTTCATCGTTACTGGAGTGTGCATTGCCTTCTGGATCAACTACGGCATGCTGCTACACAGCTCTGGTACCGTTCAATACGTCGTACCACTGGCTCTGCAAGGACTTCCCGCAATCATCCTGTTCTTCGGCATGTTCTTCTCGTCAGAGACTCCTCGATGGTATGCAGATGCACACACAATCACTTTACAACTCTCCTAACATGTAACAGGTTGGCACGACAAGACCGCTGGGAAGAATCTACCGCTGTTCTATCTCGCCTGCGAAACCTTCCAACTACCCACGACTACGTGCAGACCGAGATTAAGGAGATGTTTGACCAGCTTGAGTACGAACGACGACTCGTAGGCGGTTCGTCAGCCAAGGACCTTCTAAAGGAGATGTGGACTATCCCCGGCAACCGCAAGCGTGCTCTCATCACTATCGGCCTTATGATATGCCAACAGATGACCGGTATGTACCCGGATCGTGCGAGGCATGCGCCGAGTATAGCTAACTCATCCTTTATCTAGGCACAAACGCAATCAACTACTACGCCCCTCAAATCTTCACGAACCTCGGATTGACTGGAAATGCGCCATCGCTCTTTGCAACTGGAATCTACGGCGTTTTGAAGATGGTCGGATGTGCTCTCTTCCTGGCTCTCGCGGCTGACTCTCTCGGTCGCCGCAAGAGTCTGCTGTGGACCTCGATCGCTCAGGCACTGTGCATGCTCTATATCGGCATCTACATTCGTATCTCACCCCCGCAGGAGGGCGTGGCGATTCCGCCAGCGGGCTATGTGGCTGTAGTTTGCATCTACCTCTTTGCTGTGTTCTTCCAATTCGGATGGGGACCTGTATGCTGGATCTATGTCTCTGAGATCCCCACCGCCAGGCTGCGAGCCATGAACGTCGCTCTCGGTGCCGCTACACAATGGTTATTTAACTTCGTGGTCGCTCGAGCCACGCCAAACATGATTGCCACTGTTGGACGAGGTGGATATGGGTATGCTTCACAAGCACCACGCAACTACTACTGATCACTTCACTGACTCTTTTGCAGGGCTTATCTCATTTACAGTTCGTTTTGTTTTTGCATGTTCGTTTTCACATGGTTCCTGATTCCCGAGACCAAGGGTATCTCGCTCGAGAGAATGGATGAACTTTTCGGTGCTGTGCCACAAAGCGGAAAGGAAATGGACTTGGAGCGCAGCTCGGCGGAGCGAGGAAGGTCGATTGGATCTGACAAGGGTGGTGAGATCACCGTTAGTCAGGTTGAGAAGAGTTAGGTGTGTCAAGCAGTCTTTATGGTGCATTTTCATCTACCCAGCTGGAGATCTAGTCCCGCCGGTATGCAGCATGGTCCCGTCGCTATCACTTTCCGGTCGGACTTTGCTTCTTCCTTCTCATCACCAAACTTTCCAGTATGCTGCCAGCTGATGCTATGCCAGCTATGTGAAGTCCTTTCTTTCTAGGCATCGCGCTGCTTGAGATACTTCAAGTTGACCTCGG
Proteins encoded in this region:
- a CDS encoding Quinate permease is translated as MGIIEKIIRNDAVKQDPKEIYNFRVFLLCASACFGGMLFGMDTGIIGGVLKLDPFRAKYGLPKAKENPTLSANLEANIVSTLQAGCFLGALVASYLADKLGRRVGLMIAACFATVGAAMQAGATGHFAVMYIGRFVAGVGVGCASMITPLYTSENAPRAIRGALTGMYQFFIVTGVCIAFWINYGMLLHSSGTVQYVVPLALQGLPAIILFFGMFFSSETPRWLARQDRWEESTAVLSRLRNLPTTHDYVQTEIKEMFDQLEYERRLVGGSSAKDLLKEMWTIPGNRKRALITIGLMICQQMTGTNAINYYAPQIFTNLGLTGNAPSLFATGIYGVLKMVGCALFLALAADSLGRRKSLLWTSIAQALCMLYIGIYIRISPPQEGVAIPPAGYVAVVCIYLFAVFFQFGWGPVCWIYVSEIPTARLRAMNVALGAATQWLFNFVVARATPNMIATVGRGGYGAYLIYSSFCFCMFVFTWFLIPETKGISLERMDELFGAVPQSGKEMDLERSSAERGRSIGSDKGGEITVSQVEKS